In one window of Scytonema millei VB511283 DNA:
- a CDS encoding cellulose biosynthesis cyclic di-GMP-binding regulatory protein BcsB: MNRKNSRTAIELGLSALAPLCLCMGVAPAVLAQSAEVISLKTLGYNRSIVLSGVNPEVEISVPAPRGGLDPSKSFMELKLEPSSVLNENSSVRLLVYGEPMKVVSVKSLLANPVVKLPIPSLPAGESYINVSIQPYLFITNDTRRDIPTGNLFLKVNKDSFFQITPQYTDNSIDGFFKSFYKQIDLVVPNQLNRDRAEVALWLYSVLAYQFREYQIPIFWRWGTAPATPGSAQVVLHNDPNGPDVERRGSVLRVRANPRAVQSLAADFYQPALVGRGLTLESVDTFRPRTNIQSRSFQELGVRNSVIRMSAGTQSMPLQFDLAQLGGRPQNLDLVLNATFTPTYGQQGERLTAQVYLNNTLIQSYNLQDKTVLKTTLALPTNLLQRTNNLEVMFAYAPNEGGGANKPTGEVIVQLDRESFLSWSGYQGPTGTLSDLPHVFLQPGQLVIDTSRPSLLAATAYMLGAISRLGQQPVFPQLVDAASVQDWSNLPKDQLDRPPTWRLMAIAPQTHALPAPVRLNEGTFEIFNPVNQKLLLQAQPTDPFGILQYFNYQNTPTLWLSWWGLEPAMAEQLGQALGDPRTLLASQLDGNVVTATDSRRVQIWDLGDRTLQVNYPGARSWQIFWQRYVNPLIVVGLILGGFVAWRIYQRVGRSPGTTATAANPVEKAKKL, translated from the coding sequence TTGAATAGGAAAAATAGCCGCACGGCGATCGAATTAGGGCTAAGCGCGCTCGCGCCTTTGTGCTTGTGTATGGGAGTTGCTCCTGCCGTGCTAGCCCAATCAGCAGAAGTCATCTCCCTAAAAACGCTCGGTTATAATCGTTCAATCGTCCTGAGCGGAGTAAATCCAGAAGTTGAAATTAGCGTTCCCGCGCCCAGAGGTGGACTTGACCCTAGTAAGAGTTTCATGGAGCTAAAGCTGGAACCCTCATCGGTACTCAATGAGAATTCTTCCGTGCGGTTGCTCGTCTATGGCGAACCGATGAAGGTCGTTTCTGTCAAATCGCTGCTAGCAAATCCGGTTGTCAAACTACCCATACCGTCTCTGCCTGCGGGAGAGTCGTATATTAATGTATCGATCCAGCCCTATTTATTCATCACCAACGATACTCGCCGAGACATACCTACAGGTAACTTATTTTTAAAAGTCAATAAAGATAGTTTTTTCCAAATTACGCCACAGTATACCGATAATAGTATTGATGGCTTCTTCAAGTCTTTCTACAAACAAATCGATCTCGTCGTTCCCAACCAGCTGAATCGCGATCGCGCCGAAGTTGCCTTGTGGCTGTACAGCGTCTTAGCCTACCAGTTTCGCGAATATCAAATTCCGATCTTTTGGCGTTGGGGTACAGCTCCTGCTACGCCTGGGTCAGCGCAAGTTGTGTTACACAACGACCCCAACGGTCCCGATGTCGAACGACGGGGTTCGGTATTGCGGGTGCGGGCAAATCCCAGAGCCGTACAGTCTCTAGCCGCAGACTTTTATCAGCCAGCTTTAGTAGGGCGGGGATTAACGCTAGAGAGCGTCGATACCTTTAGACCGAGAACCAATATCCAAAGCCGTTCGTTTCAAGAACTTGGCGTTCGCAACAGCGTCATCCGCATGTCTGCGGGAACGCAATCAATGCCCTTGCAATTCGACTTAGCTCAACTGGGGGGAAGACCGCAAAATTTAGATCTCGTCTTGAATGCCACGTTTACCCCTACCTACGGACAGCAGGGAGAGCGCCTCACCGCGCAAGTTTATCTTAACAATACCTTAATCCAGTCTTACAATCTTCAAGATAAGACCGTTCTGAAAACAACTTTGGCTTTGCCGACTAACCTACTACAGCGGACGAATAATCTAGAAGTGATGTTTGCCTACGCTCCCAACGAAGGAGGTGGAGCAAACAAACCCACGGGTGAAGTGATCGTTCAACTCGATCGGGAATCGTTTTTGAGTTGGAGTGGCTACCAAGGTCCGACAGGGACTTTAAGCGATTTACCCCACGTCTTTTTGCAACCGGGGCAGTTAGTGATCGATACTTCTAGACCCTCATTACTAGCCGCAACAGCTTATATGTTGGGGGCGATTAGTCGCTTAGGACAGCAACCAGTGTTTCCCCAACTGGTAGATGCGGCATCAGTTCAAGATTGGTCGAATTTACCCAAAGATCAACTCGACCGACCTCCAACGTGGAGACTCATGGCGATCGCGCCTCAAACTCACGCTCTCCCAGCACCAGTAAGGCTGAATGAAGGCACGTTTGAAATTTTCAATCCCGTCAATCAAAAACTGTTACTGCAAGCTCAACCTACAGATCCGTTTGGAATTCTGCAATATTTTAACTATCAAAATACACCGACCCTGTGGTTGAGTTGGTGGGGGCTAGAGCCAGCGATGGCAGAACAGTTAGGACAAGCTTTAGGCGACCCGCGCACTTTGTTAGCCAGCCAGTTAGATGGTAACGTTGTCACCGCCACCGACTCGCGACGAGTTCAAATTTGGGATTTGGGCGATCGCACTCTGCAAGTTAACTACCCAGGGGCGAGAAGCTGGCAAATTTTCTGGCAGCGTTACGTCAACCCTTTAATTGTAGTCGGTTTGATCTTGGGGGGATTCGTGGCTTGGCGAATTTATCAGCGCGTTGGGCGATCGCCTGGTACTACAGCTACAGCCGCTAACCCAGTTGAAAAAGCTAAAAAACTATGA
- a CDS encoding glycosyltransferase family 2 protein, giving the protein MRDFQPQIEAKLLESGCLTSEQLQEAIDLQAKISCSLGKALWSLNFLTQAEFLHLIGTISGHILLTDWLVVSGSVLDFSIAKTFEPAYLRELGFFPCAWQDSNTLVVAVEEPNNIAIRQAIRSHWSQVKIYEVLATENQIFSLVFEENLAAELLDKGRLTVAQWQEAQAIQQRTGSPLGEILPRLNYLRPIDYVEVLSLLTGLSIFSRLAGAGIRQIDLKLMQRFDPQVMMGDRFIPLAWVKPHALMVLVQDPFDLVVEAAIYAQFPGVELVKVLGTENDITRMLDTCYRQEFSRRAIYQLMARSPKDSAARVFTPAQIAVGYILFAIVLWGLAFDWWHTLAFLIAALNIFFGGAVMFKLILSLIGAADRTHQITKVEVNSIDEQTLPTYTVLVPVYNEPEVTPILIDALSKLDYPHEKLDVLLLLEEKDLATINAAQAANPPRYIRFIYIPDSHPKTKPKACNYGLSFARGEYLTIYDAEDIPDPDQLKKAIYAFRNGSPDLVCVQAALNYYNRDENFLTRMFTLEYSYWFDYLLPGLETLGLPIPLGGTSNHFRTDRLRELGGWDPFNVTEDADLGIRASKRGYTVGVINSTTYEEANCEFKNWVRQRSRWIKGYMQTWLVHNRAPLKSLRKLGLKSWLAYQFLIGGTVLIFLISPILWVLLIYWLATRAYWLENLIPGWVLYISLFNLSISNALGIYLNMIAVFRRRYYKLLLYALLNPLYWQFHSIAAYLALWQLFAKPYYWEKTIHGLSKFTKTYLQFSE; this is encoded by the coding sequence ATGAGGGATTTTCAACCCCAAATTGAGGCTAAACTTCTAGAGTCGGGTTGTCTGACCTCGGAACAATTACAAGAGGCGATCGATTTACAAGCAAAAATTTCTTGTTCTTTAGGTAAAGCCTTATGGAGCTTGAATTTTCTGACACAGGCAGAGTTTTTGCACCTGATCGGCACTATTAGCGGACACATCTTACTAACAGATTGGTTAGTCGTCTCTGGCAGCGTCCTAGACTTTAGCATTGCCAAAACTTTTGAGCCAGCTTACTTGCGGGAGTTAGGTTTTTTTCCCTGCGCTTGGCAAGACAGCAATACTCTGGTTGTAGCCGTAGAAGAACCGAATAATATTGCGATTAGGCAAGCAATTCGCAGCCATTGGTCGCAGGTCAAAATTTACGAAGTTCTCGCCACCGAAAACCAAATTTTCAGCTTGGTATTTGAGGAAAACCTGGCTGCGGAACTACTCGACAAGGGTAGATTGACGGTAGCGCAATGGCAGGAAGCCCAAGCAATTCAACAGCGTACCGGATCGCCATTGGGAGAAATTTTACCGCGCTTGAATTATTTGCGACCAATTGACTATGTAGAAGTCCTTTCTCTACTAACAGGTTTGAGCATTTTTTCTCGCTTAGCCGGGGCGGGAATTAGGCAAATCGACTTAAAACTCATGCAACGTTTTGACCCACAAGTGATGATGGGCGATCGCTTCATTCCCTTGGCTTGGGTGAAGCCGCACGCTCTCATGGTTTTGGTACAAGACCCCTTCGATCTGGTTGTAGAAGCTGCGATCTACGCTCAATTTCCCGGGGTGGAACTGGTTAAAGTGTTGGGGACGGAAAACGATATCACGCGAATGCTCGATACCTGTTATCGTCAAGAATTCAGCCGCCGTGCCATTTACCAACTGATGGCGCGATCGCCTAAAGACTCTGCGGCAAGGGTTTTTACCCCCGCTCAAATTGCTGTTGGCTATATCTTATTTGCCATAGTTTTATGGGGTTTGGCGTTTGACTGGTGGCATACGCTAGCATTTTTAATCGCCGCCTTGAATATTTTCTTTGGCGGTGCGGTGATGTTCAAATTGATTTTGAGTTTAATTGGAGCCGCCGATCGCACTCACCAAATTACTAAAGTAGAAGTGAATTCGATCGACGAGCAAACTTTGCCAACTTATACTGTTTTAGTCCCAGTTTATAACGAACCAGAGGTGACACCAATTTTAATTGATGCCCTCAGTAAACTCGACTATCCGCATGAAAAGCTCGATGTTCTACTCTTGTTAGAAGAAAAGGATTTAGCCACAATTAACGCCGCCCAAGCTGCTAACCCGCCACGTTATATTCGCTTTATTTACATTCCCGACAGCCATCCAAAAACCAAGCCGAAAGCTTGCAATTACGGTCTTTCCTTTGCCAGAGGAGAATATTTAACTATTTACGATGCTGAAGATATTCCCGATCCCGACCAACTAAAAAAAGCAATTTATGCCTTTAGAAATGGTTCGCCGGATTTAGTTTGCGTTCAAGCCGCGCTCAATTACTACAACCGCGACGAAAATTTTTTGACGCGGATGTTTACCTTAGAATATTCCTATTGGTTTGACTATCTATTACCAGGATTAGAAACTTTAGGGCTACCGATCCCGCTGGGGGGAACGAGCAATCATTTTCGTACCGATCGCCTGCGAGAATTAGGCGGTTGGGACCCTTTCAACGTCACCGAAGATGCAGATTTAGGAATTCGCGCCAGCAAGCGAGGATATACGGTAGGGGTGATTAACTCCACGACTTATGAGGAAGCTAACTGCGAATTTAAAAACTGGGTTCGGCAGCGATCGCGCTGGATTAAAGGCTACATGCAAACATGGTTAGTCCACAATCGCGCCCCCCTTAAATCGCTACGGAAACTAGGCTTAAAAAGCTGGCTTGCCTACCAATTTTTAATTGGAGGCACGGTGCTGATTTTTCTAATCAGTCCGATCTTGTGGGTGTTATTGATCTATTGGCTTGCCACCCGCGCTTATTGGTTAGAAAATTTAATTCCTGGATGGGTTTTATATATTTCTTTATTCAATCTTAGTATTAGCAATGCTTTAGGTATATATTTGAATATGATTGCAGTATTTCGGCGACGCTACTATAAACTTTTATTGTATGCGTTGCTCAATCCTTTATATTGGCAGTTCCATTCCATAGCCGCTTATCTGGCTTTATGGCAATTGTTCGCCAAACCTTATTATTGGGAAAAAACTATTCATGGACTTAGTAAATTTACCAAAACATATTTACAATTCTCCGAGTAA
- the tpiA gene encoding triose-phosphate isomerase: protein MRKIVIAGNWKMFKTQAESQEFLLGFLPYLVETPPEREVVLCVPFTDLSIMSKNMHGTRVQLGAQNVHWEASGAYTGEISAPMLLEVGVRYVVIGHSERRQFFGETDETVNLRLKAAQSFGLTPILCVGESKQQRDAGETESLISMQLQKDLVDIDQHNLVIAYEPIWAIGTGDTCEAKEANRVIGLIRSQLSNPDVPIQYGGSVKPNNIDEIMAQPEIDGALVGGASLEPDGFARIVNYN, encoded by the coding sequence GTGCGGAAAATAGTTATTGCTGGCAACTGGAAAATGTTCAAGACCCAGGCAGAATCCCAAGAGTTTTTACTAGGATTTTTGCCGTACCTGGTGGAAACTCCTCCAGAAAGAGAAGTGGTGTTGTGCGTTCCTTTTACGGACCTAAGCATCATGTCGAAAAATATGCACGGTACGAGAGTACAGCTAGGAGCGCAAAACGTTCATTGGGAAGCGTCAGGGGCTTATACGGGTGAAATCTCTGCTCCCATGCTGCTAGAAGTTGGCGTGCGTTATGTTGTTATCGGACATAGCGAACGACGGCAATTTTTTGGCGAAACCGATGAAACGGTAAATTTACGGCTGAAAGCGGCTCAAAGTTTCGGTCTGACCCCAATTTTATGTGTGGGTGAATCGAAGCAACAACGGGATGCGGGAGAAACTGAATCTCTGATCTCTATGCAGTTGCAAAAAGATTTGGTAGATATTGACCAGCACAATTTGGTCATTGCTTACGAACCAATTTGGGCAATTGGTACGGGGGATACTTGTGAAGCCAAGGAAGCCAATCGCGTTATCGGTTTGATTCGCAGTCAGTTGAGCAATCCTGATGTACCGATTCAATATGGTGGTTCTGTGAAACCCAACAACATCGACGAAATTATGGCACAGCCAGAAATTGATGGTGCTTTGGTAGGGGGTGCGAGTTTAGAGCCAGATGGTTTTGCGCGGATTGTCAATTACAATTAG
- the folP gene encoding dihydropteroate synthase: MVVHNSLVIRDRTFEWGKRTYIMGVLNVTPDSFSDGGEFNNPSDALEQAQRLVVAGADIIDIGGQSTRPGAVEVPVAEELERVLSVVQLLRPAISVPISVDTTRAAVARAAIASGADIVNDISGGVFDPEMLATVAKLGVPIVLMHMRGTPQTMQQLTDYEDLIEEIYQFLESRVAKAIASGINSDRIIIDPGIGFAKKYHQSIEILRRLSEFRALNCPILVGASRKSFIGHILEQPDPKARVWGTAAACCGAIANGADIVRVHDVKEMHDVCRVADALFRSEQ, from the coding sequence ATGGTTGTTCACAATTCTTTGGTGATTCGCGATCGCACTTTTGAGTGGGGCAAACGTACCTATATTATGGGGGTGCTGAATGTCACGCCTGATAGTTTTAGCGATGGGGGTGAGTTTAATAACCCCAGCGACGCTTTGGAGCAAGCGCAGCGTCTCGTAGTTGCGGGTGCAGATATTATTGATATTGGCGGGCAGTCAACCCGTCCGGGGGCGGTAGAAGTGCCTGTAGCCGAAGAATTAGAGCGGGTACTATCGGTAGTGCAATTGTTGCGTCCTGCGATTTCCGTGCCGATCTCTGTAGATACGACTAGAGCGGCTGTAGCTAGGGCGGCGATCGCCTCGGGAGCAGATATAGTTAACGATATTTCTGGGGGAGTGTTTGACCCCGAAATGCTGGCTACGGTGGCAAAACTGGGCGTACCAATTGTACTCATGCACATGCGCGGTACGCCGCAAACAATGCAACAACTGACGGATTACGAGGATTTGATTGAGGAGATCTATCAGTTTCTTGAAAGTCGCGTGGCAAAGGCGATCGCCTCTGGAATAAACTCAGATCGAATTATTATCGATCCTGGGATTGGTTTTGCCAAGAAATACCATCAAAGTATCGAAATTCTGCGTCGTCTATCAGAATTTCGCGCTCTCAATTGCCCCATATTAGTCGGAGCATCGCGTAAAAGTTTCATCGGTCATATTTTAGAGCAACCCGACCCAAAAGCACGAGTCTGGGGAACGGCAGCAGCTTGTTGCGGGGCGATCGCCAATGGTGCAGATATTGTGCGCGTCCACGATGTCAAAGAAATGCATGATGTTTGTCGTGTGGCTGATGCTTTGTTTAGGAGTGAGCAGTGA
- a CDS encoding extracellular solute-binding protein, translated as MDRRSFLFGTGTLLLSQLLAGCNTQERAKLRVQLLKGSLPNQVLQKFRTKMQQTASLEFASVEQLSSLFDRLQAWQQNSQKPIEEDWRSQLPLPSWLKPQNPNPANLVTVGDYWLAAAIRQNLIQPLDPAQLSQWSQLPNRWQELVRRNKAGQFDAKGNVWAAPYRWGYTVIAYNRDKFQSLNWKPQDWGDLWREELRDRISLPNHPREVIGLTLKYLGKSYNTENPSQVPDLTAQLNRLQPQVKLYSSDTYLQPLILGDTWLAVGWSNDIIPVMQRHRQIAAIVPQSGTSLWADLWVNPIQANSDRALEYQWIDFCWQPQIARQILLLGKTNSPIPPQIDPDNIQPELRPLLVPNENILDKSDFLRPLTPEAIQQYQALWREMRQKS; from the coding sequence ATGGATCGTAGGTCGTTTTTATTCGGTACGGGAACGCTATTACTCAGTCAGTTACTCGCAGGGTGTAACACCCAAGAACGAGCCAAACTGCGCGTGCAATTACTCAAAGGTTCGCTTCCCAATCAAGTTTTACAGAAATTTCGGACAAAGATGCAACAGACTGCTAGTCTAGAATTCGCCTCAGTGGAACAACTGAGTAGCCTATTCGATCGCTTGCAGGCTTGGCAACAAAACAGCCAAAAGCCAATAGAGGAAGATTGGCGATCGCAACTTCCCCTACCTTCATGGCTCAAACCGCAAAATCCCAACCCAGCTAACTTAGTCACTGTGGGCGACTACTGGCTTGCAGCAGCAATTAGACAAAATCTAATTCAACCCCTAGATCCGGCACAACTATCTCAATGGTCGCAGCTACCGAATCGATGGCAAGAATTAGTTAGGCGCAACAAAGCAGGACAATTTGACGCAAAAGGCAATGTTTGGGCTGCTCCCTACCGTTGGGGTTATACTGTCATTGCTTACAATCGAGATAAATTCCAGTCTTTAAACTGGAAACCGCAAGACTGGGGCGATTTATGGCGAGAAGAACTGCGCGATCGCATCTCCCTCCCAAACCATCCCCGCGAAGTCATCGGCTTAACGCTTAAATACCTGGGCAAATCTTACAACACGGAAAACCCGAGCCAAGTCCCAGATTTAACCGCCCAGTTGAATCGCCTCCAGCCGCAGGTCAAACTTTACAGTTCAGATACTTATTTGCAGCCATTAATTTTGGGAGATACGTGGTTAGCAGTAGGCTGGTCAAACGACATCATACCTGTGATGCAACGCCACCGTCAGATTGCGGCGATCGTTCCGCAGTCTGGAACTTCACTGTGGGCAGATCTCTGGGTAAATCCGATACAGGCAAACAGCGATCGCGCTTTAGAATACCAATGGATTGATTTTTGCTGGCAACCCCAGATCGCTCGACAAATTCTCCTCTTAGGTAAGACAAACTCACCGATTCCCCCCCAGATCGATCCCGACAATATTCAACCAGAACTTCGCCCTCTTTTAGTCCCAAATGAAAATATTCTGGACAAGAGCGACTTTTTACGCCCCCTAACTCCAGAAGCAATTCAGCAGTATCAAGCTTTGTGGCGAGAAATGAGGCAGAAGTCGTAA
- a CDS encoding phycobiliprotein lyase has protein sequence MLNFQEFFTVCVGKWKIERTYHYLLAGQVEKSYTEYDVSTLEIAQKQQILSISALNGIKVDLARVDANSSLPGFAIAFNTRSETGETLSMSLQALFVPDTCVTSDTVIQEIPPPTAAAVDSTAETIRGFYLRDEGYSEAGAIAGRFTYQPTRQTLEMTTYYKRSVAVDQMRIVTPDLRLRTIITYQRPANIEEPPSIIDLVGFGVERKQPA, from the coding sequence ATGCTAAATTTTCAAGAATTTTTTACTGTTTGCGTGGGTAAATGGAAAATCGAACGAACTTATCATTATCTACTGGCAGGGCAGGTAGAAAAGTCGTATACCGAATATGATGTATCTACTCTAGAAATAGCGCAAAAACAGCAAATTCTCTCTATTTCTGCCTTAAATGGAATTAAAGTCGATTTAGCAAGAGTTGACGCAAATAGTTCATTACCAGGATTTGCGATCGCCTTTAACACTCGTTCGGAAACAGGGGAAACTCTATCAATGAGCCTGCAAGCTTTATTCGTACCCGATACCTGCGTTACCTCAGATACGGTAATTCAGGAAATTCCGCCACCAACAGCCGCCGCAGTTGATTCGACAGCAGAAACGATTCGGGGTTTTTATTTACGAGATGAAGGCTATTCCGAAGCAGGGGCGATCGCCGGACGTTTCACTTACCAACCCACGCGCCAAACTCTAGAAATGACAACCTACTACAAGCGTTCTGTAGCAGTGGATCAGATGCGCATTGTCACCCCCGATTTACGCTTGCGTACCATCATTACCTACCAACGCCCTGCCAATATAGAAGAACCACCTAGTATTATCGATTTGGTTGGTTTCGGGGTGGAACGGAAGCAACCAGCTTAA
- the cobT gene encoding nicotinate mononucleotide-dependent phosphoribosyltransferase CobT: MITVAIRIYTQLKQGQAWIERYRGGSPAFACVLGFTATGLIPGISAAGLTPEDRQYTAIADAEFLASGPQPQPQNALPPLPAGASPVAISRAVVEELNIPLYLFNAGLPQPPTVPTINLGGTPAKCLSQGDALPLATVKHLLEQGLVWGERLGKSSHDYLIIGECVVGGTTTALAILTGLGVDAVGKVNSSHPICNHTQKWELVQAGLQRAGLWEQIPVADPAILVAAVGDPMQIVVAGIAIAASRTKGVILAGGTQMLAVYALMQSVVKAYHINWHPEAVVVGTTRWVAEDPTGKTVELAASIDTVTLLSTELSFATSRYTQLRAYEQGYVKEGMGAGGCAIASSLTAGWNQTQLLQAIEALMARMNYNIG, from the coding sequence GTGATAACTGTGGCAATCCGAATTTACACCCAATTAAAACAAGGGCAAGCGTGGATAGAACGATATCGGGGTGGTTCTCCCGCGTTTGCTTGTGTTTTGGGGTTTACGGCGACAGGCTTAATTCCCGGGATCTCCGCCGCTGGTCTGACTCCTGAAGATCGACAATATACGGCGATCGCGGATGCTGAATTTTTAGCAAGCGGTCCCCAACCTCAGCCGCAGAATGCCTTACCTCCCTTGCCTGCGGGGGCTTCTCCTGTGGCGATCTCTCGTGCTGTTGTGGAGGAATTGAATATTCCTCTCTATTTATTTAATGCTGGGTTGCCCCAACCGCCAACCGTACCGACAATCAATTTGGGCGGGACTCCTGCTAAGTGTTTGAGTCAAGGGGATGCATTGCCACTAGCAACGGTAAAACATTTACTGGAACAAGGTTTAGTTTGGGGAGAACGTCTTGGTAAGAGTTCCCACGACTACTTAATTATTGGCGAGTGTGTCGTGGGTGGAACCACAACTGCACTCGCTATTTTAACTGGTTTGGGTGTTGATGCTGTTGGTAAGGTAAACAGCAGCCATCCGATTTGCAACCATACCCAAAAATGGGAGTTAGTCCAAGCAGGGTTGCAGCGTGCTGGACTGTGGGAACAGATACCTGTAGCAGATCCTGCCATACTCGTAGCAGCGGTGGGAGACCCGATGCAAATTGTTGTCGCTGGAATAGCGATCGCTGCTAGTCGCACAAAAGGGGTTATCTTGGCTGGTGGTACGCAAATGCTAGCTGTTTATGCCTTAATGCAATCTGTAGTCAAGGCGTACCATATTAATTGGCATCCCGAAGCTGTTGTTGTAGGAACGACTCGCTGGGTAGCGGAAGATCCGACGGGGAAAACAGTTGAACTCGCTGCCAGTATAGATACTGTAACGCTTTTGTCAACTGAGCTTAGTTTTGCAACTTCCAGATATACTCAACTTCGCGCTTACGAGCAAGGTTACGTAAAAGAAGGTATGGGCGCAGGTGGTTGCGCGATCGCCTCCTCCCTCACTGCTGGCTGGAACCAAACTCAACTCCTACAAGCGATCGAAGCATTGATGGCAAGAATGAACTATAACATTGGTTGA
- a CDS encoding DUF2232 domain-containing protein, translating into MSDPHSFQENPSSDLTTSQQSERSPGKSAPPLAMVETAFLASTASLIYFINFYFPLGPLLRIFFAIPVAIVYLRWSARAGWMAAGVSGLLLAVLMGPIPSLLYVMPYGVMGVLLGAAWRRQSPWIVSVALGTLLGAIGFFFRFWLMSIWSGRDLWVYLIVEVTELAEWIFDKLGLLLQPSMLVIQVLALALVLVSNLVYLFVVHLVAWLLLDRLGNPIPRPPRWVQVLMDYE; encoded by the coding sequence ATGAGCGATCCCCATTCATTTCAGGAAAATCCATCTAGCGATCTTACGACTTCACAGCAATCGGAGCGATCGCCCGGGAAATCTGCCCCACCGCTAGCAATGGTGGAAACAGCTTTTCTGGCTAGTACAGCCAGCTTGATCTATTTCATTAATTTTTATTTTCCCCTCGGTCCCCTGCTACGAATTTTCTTTGCGATCCCTGTAGCGATCGTCTATTTACGATGGAGTGCGCGGGCGGGATGGATGGCGGCTGGAGTTTCTGGGTTGCTGCTAGCAGTGTTGATGGGTCCAATTCCCAGTTTGCTGTATGTTATGCCCTATGGGGTGATGGGAGTATTATTAGGTGCTGCTTGGCGGCGGCAATCGCCCTGGATTGTCTCAGTTGCTTTAGGAACTCTTTTAGGCGCGATCGGTTTCTTCTTTCGCTTTTGGTTAATGTCAATTTGGTCGGGTCGCGATCTCTGGGTTTATCTGATTGTAGAAGTCACGGAGTTGGCAGAGTGGATCTTTGACAAGCTGGGACTGTTGCTACAACCAAGTATGCTGGTGATTCAAGTCTTAGCGCTAGCACTAGTTTTAGTCAGCAATTTAGTTTATTTATTTGTCGTTCACCTCGTGGCTTGGTTACTCCTCGATCGCCTTGGCAACCCAATTCCCCGTCCGCCCCGCTGGGTACAGGTTTTAATGGACTATGAGTAA
- the surE gene encoding 5'/3'-nucleotidase SurE: protein MTLILTNDDGIDAPGIRALQKAVTGYKVIVAAPRDHLSGCGHQVTTTQAIHVHRRSETEYAIAGTPADCTRIATTYICQDVKFVLSGINAGGNMGADVYISGTVAAVREAAFQGIPGVAVSHYRKGKRNVDWDTAARWTAKVLADLLHRPPEPGTFWNVNLPHLLPGDPDPEVVFCEPSTQPLPVNYRIEGDNFYYAGEYAQRDRAPGTDVDVCFSGKIAVTLLRL, encoded by the coding sequence ATGACTTTAATTTTAACGAACGATGATGGAATCGACGCGCCAGGAATTCGGGCGTTGCAGAAAGCTGTAACTGGTTACAAAGTTATCGTAGCTGCACCTAGAGATCATCTATCTGGTTGCGGGCATCAAGTCACCACAACTCAAGCAATCCACGTCCATCGTCGCAGTGAAACCGAGTATGCGATCGCCGGAACTCCAGCCGATTGTACCCGCATAGCCACTACATATATCTGTCAAGATGTCAAGTTTGTGCTTTCTGGGATCAACGCTGGGGGTAACATGGGGGCTGACGTCTACATTTCTGGAACTGTCGCAGCCGTTAGGGAAGCAGCATTTCAAGGAATTCCTGGGGTGGCAGTTTCCCACTACCGCAAAGGCAAACGCAATGTAGATTGGGACACTGCGGCAAGATGGACGGCGAAAGTATTAGCCGATTTACTGCATCGTCCGCCAGAACCAGGCACGTTTTGGAACGTGAATTTACCGCACTTGCTACCAGGAGATCCCGATCCAGAAGTCGTGTTTTGCGAACCTTCAACTCAACCCTTGCCAGTCAATTATCGGATCGAAGGAGATAACTTTTATTATGCCGGGGAATATGCCCAGCGCGATCGCGCTCCTGGTACAGATGTCGATGTTTGTTTTTCCGGCAAAATCGCCGTAACTCTATTGAGGCTTTAA